The Salvia miltiorrhiza cultivar Shanhuang (shh) chromosome 2, IMPLAD_Smil_shh, whole genome shotgun sequence DNA window GCAATTACGGCACTGCTGCTTTCACCAAGATTGCGGAGCCGGTGAAGAGTGTTGACTCTGCCATCTTCATCAAAACCGATCACGCCGCCAGCCGGATGCCTGGTGAGTCAGCCGGGCTACCGAAACCTCATTTTGTTGACTGCAGCAAACTGCTTTTTGTTTCATACATAGTCTTGCTAATAATTGGCGAAATGAAATCTGCTACCCAAACTGCACTGTATTGAATATCTATATTAACACCAGCTGAGGAGGTGAACGCTACACCGGTGAAGGATGGCGGCTGTGCTGCTTTTGCCAAAATCGGGAAGGCGATCGCCACGCCAGTGAAGATCTCGCGCTCATATTGCTTTGTCACCTTGGCCAAGATTGGTTACGCTGTTAGGGTTAAATGTCTGTATAGGGTCGTGCCTAGGATGTCAGACGATGCTGAAACAATAATAAGCGTTTATCCTACCGACTCTCCCCAAATTGCTGGGCTTCGTGAATCCGATGATGGCGACAAATTGATCCATGGTCAGTTGATTTCCTTTCACATGTTTAtagtgaattttttattttgtttttggaCAGAATTTCTGCCTTTATTTGGAGAAGAACTTACCATTCTACAGCATCTGATCAAACTTCTTTGATGTGATGAATTTGGGGAAATCTGCAACTCAAGTCAAATaagcgtttactttgcatgattgataagatacatgatagagtatttttatcctttaaGATtatgatttctccaatctcaccatttcaatgagataaaaatcaagcaaaactagctcaaaatgattgaaataatgaagggccttgggatatcccaaagttccaatccatctAAGTAAACAATGGATTAACCTTACTATCTGTGACATTTGCGGATTCTCTTGCACTTACAAAACTGTTGTTTTCACAAAAACAGGTCAGGATGTTGGGATGCCACTGAAAAATGAGTGCAGGGACTCCTACAAGCTTGGCTTTCTAACCTTCGCCAGAATTGGTTATGTTGTCAGGGTCAAAGTTCTCTACAGGATTGGTCAGTTTATGGCAGATCCTCAGACTAAATCCAGAATCATCATGTACACCAAAATACTTGCCAAAAATGCTCGCAACTATGCAAGACAGAATAACTACAAATTCGACCATGGTTAGTTGATTTATACCTGCCTATTAATGTGGTTTCGGACTCAGTGATGTCGTTGCTTGTATGTTTTTTGCTTCACTGGGCTCTTGATTAATTGTCTTGCAGTTCTACAGTTCCAGGTCTATCGTCTTTGCTGTCACATTTTTTGAACAATTTACAAGCTAAGAGATTTCAAATGAATTTGACATTTTATAGTGTATGATATATATTTCTTCGTATGTGTAATTGAGTGAGACTAGATATAGATGTCCTGTACCTAGGCAACTTTTTTCTGTTGCAAAATTCAAACTGGATGTATTGGGAGCCTATGGTAAACAGATTGAGTAGGATTTCAACTGAGGTTGTTTCTATATGCAGGCGGAGCTGCGATTTTCATCATTATATGCGGCACCTTAATCGAAGTTGTATCGAAAGAGATGGCAGATTCTCCAGAACAACACGTAAGTGGTAGCCAAGAGTTCATCACAGGAGTAGAGATGCATGGCAAGGCTGCGGAACCTGTCCCCAACTGCGGACATGACTGGTTTTCAGATGCATATAAAGGCCTAAAAGACATGGTTGGAGCCATTCCACTGAATGAAATTTTGGCCTTTATGGTGAGAGAATTTAGGGCCTTTCTGAGGAAAGAACCTTTTCGTTCTCGGATTTTCAGCAAACAATTCCTAACAATGGAATCTTTGGCCTTCATGATGAGAGAGTTTTTTGTGTATATGATGAAACAGCTTTTTGGTGCTCAGTTTTTCAGCCATATAGATGAGATCATAGTGGCTGTGATGAGAGACCTTTTCAATATCGATCTTGTCAATGAGTCGGGGTTCCATGGATCAGCAATGAAAGGGGGGAAGAAGAAAGGGATGCATAAATATTAGTAGTAagtttgtgtgtgtgagtgcTTACTCTACTGGGGGTTGAAAGGGGGAAGAAGAAAGGGATGCATAAATAATTAGTAGTAGTAagtttgtgtgtgtgagtgcTTACTCTACTGGGGGTTTCTGTAGTTAGTGCTTTTATGCAGACATGTCATCTTAAATGCTTGTGTGTAACAATATGGTAACCATGCTTTTATATGATTTGGTATCTACTGTTTTATATGCCATTAATTTTGCTTCGTTTAATTTGATCCCTCaaagttttaatttgattttgggTTAATAGTATTTCGTGTCTCATGTTTTATATGCCATTAATTTTGCTTCGTTTAATTTGACCCCTCaaagttttaatttgattttgggTTAATAGTTTCGTGTCTCATGTTTTATATGCCATTAATTTTGCTTCGTTTAGTTTGACCCCTCaaagttttaatttgattttgggTTAATAGTAGAAAAATATCAACAAGTTTTGGGGTGATTTTGGGTTAATAGTATTTCGTGTCTCATTGGGTGATAGAAAAATATCAACAAGTTTTGGGGTGTTCTACTCGTCTAGAGATagagctgtcaaatcgttgggCTGAAAAAGACATTAGCCAGCCCGACCAAAATGAGGCTTTTCAAATCAATGGGGAGTTCGAACAAGTCCGATGTGGGATTTGAAAATTTGTGACACTCACACTAACTATTTTGACAGTAGTTGTAGGGATACAAAAaaggaagttgaaaatgaggTGATCAATCTGTTTTGTTGGTATCGGTTTGAGTAAGTGATGCAGTTCGGTAAGGCTGAGGCGGGTATGCATATCGCATGAGCAGAGAGAAGAAAACCATCTCCACTATCACCAACACATTTTCAACTGCTTCTTCCAAATGCTCCACGTCCAGCCCCAGCTTATCCGATTTAAGGATCCCCATCGCCACCAACACATCCAGCACCATTCCCTGCACAGATACACGCACATCACTCCTCCACTCTGCCCCATGCTTCACAACTAAATCAATCATATTCATACCTGCCAGAAGGAGAAGAAGACGATGCCCTTGATGCACAAGAACTTGGCAAGCGGCTTGTGCGCCTCCAGCTCCTTCGCGAAAACATGGTGGAGCAGCACCAACGAGTAGAGCGCCAAGGAGACGGAGACGTTCAGGATAACGGTGAGCGTCCAGCTCAGCCACTCCGGATACACTCCGAGAAGCTGCAACGCTATCATCAGCACCGAGCACACAGGGCGGATCACCACAAACTGCCATGTCCAGTTCTTCAGAAGCTTCAAGTTTTTGTGGTCCAATCGCACCGTGTGAGGCTGCATGCATGAATGATTCAGGAAAAGTTTGAAATTGATCATGCATCATGTTGTATATATGTTGCATGCCTGGAAAAGAGTGATGGGGAAGGAGTGATGGATTTCCCTTCCTTTGATGTGATCAGGCACTATGTTTTGGCTGATGGATATGTTGAGGTAAGCATACATCAAACTCAGAAACTTAGCCATCACCTgtatatgtatttaattatatgaaaacaAATGGAGTAACACATTTATTCATAACTATTGAGATAATTACTCACTAGAGCCTCGTAGCACTCTTTGACAGAGTCGAGGAAAGTGAAGAAAGTGGAGCTCCCTTGTACGACTATGAAGCCCGCGTAGGAGTCGATGGCGTACAAGGGAGCCATGAGAACGATGACGACTATGGCCTTCTGCTCTTTGGGGTTGTTCCATGATAAGTAATGCTGGGATACTAACTGTATCGACAGCTGCAGAGTTACCATCAAACATATGGTTGATCCTATCAAACTCACTTGGCTGCTTTCCATACTATCACACAATCTTATCTCATTCTTCTTCAACACCTAATTAACCACATCAACATCACATTTCCAAATCTATGTTTCTACTAGCAGATTAGTTTGGATTTTCCAGCGGCATAATGGATTCAAGAAACCAATATTTATGAAATGCATGCAGTTAACATATATACATAGATGGCAATGGAGTTTGAGATTCAAGAAagatgtaattatttattttcaaccATTGAAAACTGCCTCTACAATGCAGCTGGAAAACAAATGCTTTAATTTTTGCCCTCCCTAAATATTAAGTCCTAGCTAATTACATGTGCAGATGATTAATTAATCTATGTTCCTAATCCACCAAGAACGGCAACAAATTTATGAACAGGCAACTAATTCTAagcaaaattaaaaacatatgtCATGAGCAAAGGGAATAAAGAAATTCTGATAATCTCACATGCGCTATGAGCAAAGAGGAAAGAATAAAATGAAGAACTTGCGCAGAATTGCGGGCTGTGAAATTttcatggaaaaaaaaaaaaatcaaagtgaCGTGATGGATACTTCCTCACTCACGTGCCGCCATGCAATGGAATTGACCGTTAATCTGTAACTAAAATTACGTAATTTTAGTTGTAACTAACAAGTGGATTCGTAAGAGTTTATGGGAGGTCTGATTAAATTTTTTAAGCTCGTTAAACCATCTTATGTTAGAATCCAAACTTATtaatttatgaatatgtttAAGTAGCTTAGCTTGAAAACACACCGGCGAAATTCGAATTATGATTTCAGTTACAAGGTGATCGATGTTCTACCAATTAGGGTacccgagagagagagagagagagatgtgagatgattttttgaaattaattttgcaatccttttcaatttttaaatgaaaaatagttTTCATTGGGGAAGTGTCACATCAACACTTaaactccctccgtctcactagAATAGGCTCAATTATTTTGGGCACTgagattaagaaattcattttttaaggaaaaaatggtgtggtccacaccaattaaatacattaattttttttcattcaaaaTGGATAATGAACCTATATATTCTAGTGAGACATTCCAAAATGAAACATGAGTCTATTAAGGCCGTGTTTGATTACTTGATTCGGATAAGCCATTTTAAGCAAACCACATGAAAGGTAACATGGTTTGGTCTGGATAAGCATAATGGGTTGTGCATTTGATAGCCCATTGGCATAGACGTGCAAACCCAAGCTATACGTTTGATAGTTGTTCATAATATCATCCTTAGAAACTGAAATGGCTGATATACCCTCACCATCCTTCTAGAATACCAAACGTCTACCCTCCGGCTGATCTTCCGCCTGCTTGTGAAAATGTAGAATGCCAATAGTCTGCCCTCCATCTGATTTCCCGCCTGCTTGTGAAAATGGGAGGGAAAATATTTGGATTTCTATAAATTCCACCAGAGGAGCACTGTTCATTTCACTCATTTCCATTCGAAGAGGTCTCGCAATTACTGGTGTTACAAAATCACTCGTGCCACACCGTGAATTTGCGAAGGCAAGATGGCTTCGACTCATCAAGGTTATTAACCTTTACCCTCTTCCATCTGTTTTCTTGTATACACATTATCATTAAGGTTTAATTGAGGATAGAATCGTTGGGTTTATAGTTTATGTACCTGTGATGTTTGGTTTTTTTGgatttatatattttccatCATATATTTGTTACTTTGCAACTTGATACCAGGATAGTTGTTGTGTATGAGTATCTATAATTTGTATGGGTGTTTGTAAGTTTTAATACTCTGTACCGATTGTTTTAGGGAGCAATGAACTCTACCGTGCCCGCGTCAATAAGACCGACAAAACACGCCGGAGTTGGACATGTAAGGAGGAGGATACGCTGATATGCTCGTTGAAGGAGTTGGTTGTCCAAGGTTGGAAATTGGATAACGAGTTTAGGGCGGGGTATCTCAACAAACTAGAAGAAGCGATGAGGGTTGTTTTTCCAGAAACTGATTTGAAGGGTATTCCGCACATCAACTCTAAGATATGTGCGTGGAAAAGGAACTACTACAGTTTGACGGCGATACTATCACGCAGCGGGATAGGCTTCAATACCAACGATGATCACATGATCGATTGTGCGAATGAGCAATGGGAACAAATTGTGAAGGTACTTTTCAAACATATATGTGTTCTCCTATTTGgcagtttaattttttattgttttacaTATCTGTTACATACATCTTTGTAGTGTGATCCGAATGCAAGATTGATGAGGTTCAAATCTTGGCCGATGTTGGATGATTGGAAAGAGGTTTTTGGAAAAGATCGAGCGACGGGGGAGCACGCGGAGGACATTATGGTTGCAGTCAACGACATGCATCGCCGCGAGAACATGTCACAGCTCACTCCAGAATCGGATTACCATGTTAATCTCGATGACATACAGGAGCCTGAAATGGTTGAAGAGAGTATTGGCCAAAGCAGCCATGGGAAGAGCACCAAGGACAC harbors:
- the LOC131013216 gene encoding uncharacterized protein LOC131013216 → MRISEYVESTAEAENRSAPDATPENNANAESCNYGTAAFTKIAEPVKSVDSAIFIKTDHAASRMPAEEVNATPVKDGGCAAFAKIGKAIATPVKISRSYCFVTLAKIGYAVRVKCLYRVVPRMSDDAETIISVYPTDSPQIAGLRESDDGDKLIHGQDVGMPLKNECRDSYKLGFLTFARIGYVVRVKVLYRIGQFMADPQTKSRIIMYTKILAKNARNYARQNNYKFDHGGAAIFIIICGTLIEVVSKEMADSPEQHVSGSQEFITGVEMHGKAAEPVPNCGHDWFSDAYKGLKDMVGAIPLNEILAFMVREFRAFLRKEPFRSRIFSKQFLTMESLAFMMREFFVYMMKQLFGAQFFSHIDEIIVAVMRDLFNIDLVNESGFHGSAMKGGKKKGMHKY
- the LOC131013217 gene encoding uncharacterized protein LOC131013217, with product MESSQVSLIGSTICLMVTLQLSIQLVSQHYLSWNNPKEQKAIVVIVLMAPLYAIDSYAGFIVVQGSSTFFTFLDSVKECYEALVMAKFLSLMYAYLNISISQNIVPDHIKGREIHHSFPITLFQPHTVRLDHKNLKLLKNWTWQFVVIRPVCSVLMIALQLLGVYPEWLSWTLTVILNVSVSLALYSLVLLHHVFAKELEAHKPLAKFLCIKGIVFFSFWQGMVLDVLVAMGILKSDKLGLDVEHLEEAVENVLVIVEMVFFSLLMRYAYPPQPYRTASLTQTDTNKTD